The region TCTACTGTGAAAGAGAGGGAGGTTTATATGACCACCATGGTTTGCttctatttcttttcaattttttatccATATACCCAGAAGATCATAACATGTATACACACACATAAACATTGGGTGTCTCTGATTGAGCACTGCAGGAATATATGTGGGGGACGACATGGTTATTCATCTCCAGGGAAAAGCCAAGAAACTTGAGCCGCTACCTGAATGCCGTAAATGTAAAGACAAGCGTGTCCAAAATGGTGAAATAGCAAAAGTATGCATAGATTGTTTCCTTCGTGGTGAAAAGCCCCGGATCTATGACTATGGAGTTCCACTTAATGAATTCCGTTTCAGAAAACGTGGTACTTGCTGCCCACACCATTCCAAGCCTCCCCATGAAGTTATTAGCGCCGCAACTTATTTCCTTGAAGGGGCAAGCTTTGGCCACTACGATATGTTTAATAACAACTGTGAGAACTTCGCTGTGTATTGCAAAACAGGCTGTGCCGATGGTTACCAGATTGTAGGCTTTCTTGAAAAAGGTAGTCTTGCTACTGCTGCTGTTGCTGCTTCTCTTGGTGGTCCCCCTGGTATAGTTTTGTGCGCTGCTTCTATGGCAATTTATGGTACTTCGAAAGTGGTCACCGGCCTCAATAGACACAATTAGCAAAACATCACGCTCCTGGTAACTTCTGCCTGCAACTCATTCACGGGACTTCAATTACATCTTACTTATATATATGAACCATGTTAAGAAGATCTCATATCCCAATAAACTTAAAAGTCAAAGCCAACTAGTGCTGATATTTACCTATATGCAAATATGAATTAtttatcattcttttttttataaatattaaaaattctacgagataaatacatcatattaagaatatcAAATGCAATCCAATTACTTATCATTGGCATAGCACTTAAAAAGTTATCGTGTTAATATGTTATCAAAATGGTATCATATTGGTGAAAggaaaattcaatattaaaaatatatttttttaaaagatacaAAATTGAGTTGATCCGTGACATTAACTCAATCAACCATATTATCTATATTAGAAATCTTATTATAAGCGTATACGTGTGAAAATTATGTATTTAGAATAcaaatttgtgtttaaaaataacatacaatatagttaatgaaaaatatgatttggaattaattaataataacacatgacaTATGTacaatactaaaataaaaaattagattaaattgtgagtaaaacgaaatttaaatcacatcatattaagaatactaaatgaatacaattgtttatcattaTTTTGTCATCAATCCTGAATTGAATTTTGTGTTTGTTAACTCAATTGATCAACTCAAAGTCTCCAAGAGGGAAGGAGAATTGACctttaagaaaaatgatggaagcaataaaagaaaatgaaacaatgAACATAAGAATTTATACTGGTTctgccccaattgcctactctacTACCTTAGCTTTCTACAACTAATGATTTACTAATTTGATAACCTTGAGGATAATgtttaaccttaaaattttccttaaaatttgTACCCAAAATCTTAAGTTTGTAACTCTCTTAAGGTTTCTATTCAAACCTTAAGATTCAACCATCTTAAAAAGATACaaagaagcaaacaaagaaataatccttacaaTATCAAAATGTTTGCCAATTAAGCTCAAATAAACAAGAATACACTTGAGCTAAAGAAGAACAATGAAAGCTCAGAAGTGTgtataagaaaaatatgaaagaatTAAACACTAaggttgttttgattgatctttaagcttgaCGATCTCTCTCTTTATTGTAGGACATTtgaaagatggtatttataccatCTAATGCATTTTCAACCATTGTGGTTGTTGTGAAAGTTAATAGAGCCATTGGAATGAAAATACTAGATCGTTTAAATTCACCAACAACaaaaggtattgatactttttctACGAATATTAATACTATTAGCATTTAATGTCTGATTCAGTGACCGTTAAAGTTAATTAATTTACATCGATACCAAAAATAATTTATCGATATCTGGTAAATGGTATCGACACTTTTTGTAATTGATTGAAAACAAAATGTCAATTTGATATCGATTTTAtaaagggtatcgatattttgaaAACTATAAATACTTGGCCAAAAAGTCTATTTTTTGGCATGGAGTAATATTgacttattttaaaataattttaacttgattgaaaatgtttaacccaattgaaacaattttaacttgattttatcattttactaattttgttgaactttatcttttattcaaaaatattttaacttgttatatcaaaacatattatcaaataaagttAGGTGTAACAGAGTTCATTTGTGATACTAACTCAATCGACAAAATGATtcatatacacaaatatataaaaattcaaaacacaaatatatttattaaagtttcaaaataaaaactaataattactttaatttaaatgGTAAATGAAAAAGTTTTATATGCATGGTGGCTTTGGTTAAATTCTCATTATGAACAAATTTTTATTGatctataaaaatatgaaaagacaaaAGCATCCACATAATCATATAACTTtacaaataaaatgatttttttagtaattcCATTAACTGAGTTGAAACTCGGTTGATGGGTGACGCTAACTCAATAAAATGCTTAATAAATAGTATGGATACATAAAACACGAAATgggtagaaaaaaaatatttaagaccATAATGAAGCCATGCTATGCTAGTTGGTGTTTCCGACAGTCTTAAAATTCAAACTTTAAGCCCTCATAAACCTAATccacttaattaattatcaaatagtaaaatcatataaaaatcgagcataattaacaaaaaaacgCAAACGAGAAAGCTAGATGCAACATTTCACTTCAAACCCAAACGAAGGCCGAAATATGAGCACTTATTACATATGAAGATGTTTCTCCATTTGTAACTACTGAGAGTTACTTTGAACTTTTTGTTAGGAGAGAGTAAGTAGAGCTTAAGGGGAGCTGGAACTTAATGTCAATGATGCAAGTACCACATTCATTACATGAGAAAATTGACTTCATGTTTTTGGGAGAATTGTCAATGACTCGGAAGTTGCATGCaaattcattaacaatttttaGACGACTTTTTAGGTCATTGATTAGGCTAATAAGAAAATATCCATGACGGTCGGTGGTGTGCGTTTGGAAACTTTGTCTAGGGCTGCTCTGGCTCTCCATTAAACTTGctggcccgcccgaaatatgggaagatttgggcaaaaatatagactccaaaaataggtttggacaaaaaaaagcccatttaaaaaataggtcgggccttgggtaaggcatttttggcccgggcccggcccgaattcactaaatgacaaaaaaatctgcagttttttgttttttaatgttattttttcttttttttctccctattttgctaccattttactattatgttgctaatattttgttgttattgtttggatattgtataaaacttattttattgttaattttgttaatattttaaaggcatttgttaatttttttattattttagaggcatttgcttgttaagttgcatctatcttactgttatttaagtctacatattttttaaaatttattttcaattcattgggaaatatttattttgatgtttttagaatttttgatgtattatatatatttaaaaataatataaaaaattaatacgacgGGCCGGGCCAGCCtggattttagcatttttatccgggtcgggcttggacaaaattttaggcccatttttaggTCCGGCCCGAGCCCAATAAACGAGCATGAATTTTAGTTGAGCCCGACTCGAacccggcctggcccggcccatgagcacctctagtctccatataattatttttagatatGTGTGCTTGTAACGACTTGTAATAGTAATATTAATAAGGGAtgaatctcaaaattatatataaattttaatttaatgtgtaattatatataaattttaatttagtgtaATTGGACACGTGAAACTCTTTTTTTGAaaggtaaattcattaatttattaaatgaatgGAATCATACAGTTCAgggaaaataaataacaaacactCGTCGCAGATGGTAAAAAATAAGCTCCATCAACACAACCAAGGTTTTAGCTTCAATATCAATAAAACATCATGACACATTGACAATTAGCTTTGTAATAATTCAAGTACGACATGTCTGGAGTACTTGCAAATACTTAATACGATAAATAAATCAGCCTAAATGATCCAAAGCagcaaaaatcgacaaaagactcgagcattcaccaaactagagaggatgACAACAAAActatccctaaaatcacttgtaaaactaaggtTACATGCATAAGTAAGACTAAAAAATATTCTATAAGAGCatataaaaacttctaaaactgaaaatttattaaacaattgaaatacaaacaaaaatatatataaaacttaagacagcACGGATCCAAATCGActcatgacataatttattattttgaaaactattGATGACTGGTGGAGTTTTAGCGAACGATATACGTCGTCATCTGCCCGTCACAACTTGTGAAAACAAcaaagatacccacaaaatagatTTGCAAACTGAAAAGAGAGAAGACATATGAagtgaataaaaaaaagaaagaaagaaaagggttGGTGGGAGGAGAAAAAGGCAAGCAATAGTCAGTTTCACTGGGCAAAACAAAAGATAAGAAACAAACGGCTTGGAGAAAAAACTATACACGTGAAACTATAAttattgttaaaatatatacttaaaactttagttttgatttaatcatacacatttaaagaaataaatatattaatttatttttatattggacaaatataattatttatatacgcaataatattatatcaataattatgttaataacttataagaattgaatcaaataagaaattaaaattctGCAAATGTAACTTTGAAAACAAATTGACATTGAATCGGAATAATAACAGTCATACAACGTGCGGTTGAAAATCCAGTTTGATTTTGTTGAAACTATAAACTCGTTTTCCCTGAAGAACAAGAAATTATAATCCAATTTAATTGTTATTGACGTTGTAAAGAAAGcgaggaaaatgaaaaagaaatacgaagcCAAGCAATGGAACTGGGTAaccaaaaataacattaaaaagaatgaaaaagaaggGATTGCATGAGATCAGAGCCAAAATTTAGTGATTTAACTTGCTAACATTACTGGTTAAATGATGATCGGAGCTTCGGGAATGCTGGATTGCATCAGAGCCACTGGTAAGGAATGTCAGCCGCCAAGAGCAAGAACATGTAGTTCAGTTCACTTGGTTGATATGGTCGTCCAGAAGGTCTAGATTCAAATCTCGCTATTTGCAATTTATTCCTAGGGCAAGAGAAGATCATACTGTGGGACTGTTGCAGGATTGAAGGTTGAAGATTGAGATTTTAAGTGGCAAGTTGAAATGCTGACATTTCATTGTGTTGTTTTAAGGATGATTCAACCCCTGCAAGTGCAAATTGTCCAATATCATGTCCTTCAATTGCCTCAAATTCCTTCTCTAAGCCAACAGCAAGCTCTTCAGGACATGCTCCATCACTTTGTAAATAGTCTGCAATCTACATCATTAAATCCACAACATTTCTTCATTAATCTCTATGTCAAAAGCAAAGGATTCATGAAGCAAACCAAACAGcaagagaaggaaaaataaatatgtatatatagacATACATATAGTTATTACATCTATATAAATGCACTTTTAAGCAACATATTTGTTTTGGTCAGATAGCCTCAGCTAGTGCAGTCTGGTATAACCCGAATCAGAACTTAGGTTAGATGAAAGCTTTTTTGAGTTTGCTATCAAAAAACAGAAATAAACAAACATCACAATTGGCACTTACATGATTGGCAAGAGCCATGCCACTTAAAGCAGCCGACTCTAAATTCGATCTCAATAACCAATCACCGCAGATACCAGCCCTTCCATGAGGATCGAAAATACATGGGATACCTGGAGTGTTAGTCGGAAGAGCCGCACCCCTGCAAGTCCTCAGACCAGTGCGagaaattaattcaaaaaattgcAAGGCAAATCTCTGTTTTAAATACTAACTAATATTTCAAGCATGTTAGCCCTTCTTTATTTGATCATTAACAACAGGCAATTCCGGAATCCAAGCAGGTTATATTGATCATAATTGAAAAAACAATAATTTATGCACAAGTTCAGACAAAGTAAGTTACCATAGCTGAACTCTACTGTAAATAGGTCTCGGAAGTGATCCTTTTGGTAGTCCAAGTGCCGCTTCAACACCCTCAAGCATGCTTGTCTTCACCTTTTCTGCTGTTTGACTTGGTATATTTTCCTGGTAATGCAATTCGAAAAACTTATACATATCTGACAAAACCCCCCAAACTATTATAGTTTCAAACACAATATAACAGTAATATCACCAAGGTTCAACATAGAATGGGATAGTCCACGAGAATCACAAAGCTTTTCATCGGTCCAAAACTAACCTGAGGAACCTTGTTTTGTTTTCCATAGACTGCAGTGCTGAAAAAAGTCCAACAGTGAGGACCATTACCCTGAGAACCCAAAAGCTTCAGTGAATTGTTTGCCATCCAAGATACGGAATCAACTCCCTCAATAAAAGCTCCTTGAAATGTCACGTTACCATCTCCCATAGGAAGGTGATGCTCGAATGCTGCAAGAAGTGCCCATATTGAACTCAAACCTAGcctctacaaaaaaaaaaaaagttgagaacATATGGCTCCAGCAAAAATGAGAATATATCcaataacaagaacaatataccTTCATTTGTCTAGCAATTAGAGGTAATCCTGATGAAGCAAGCAAGCGATTTGCACATTTTCCTGTGAAATACAAGAAGCCATGTCACACGGACTTGGGTGTGATTGTTGGATACAGGTATGAGTCAAAAACAGGTATGTTCGAAAATGTATTTTGAGGGTCATGTCCCTGTACCATGTCCGAAAA is a window of Gossypium hirsutum isolate 1008001.06 chromosome D08, Gossypium_hirsutum_v2.1, whole genome shotgun sequence DNA encoding:
- the LOC107898143 gene encoding uncharacterized protein isoform X1, producing MALSALPNLSSSFLFHLKTQKSFKPPKPITITCSSQEPKKPSKNPQRPTSRNRKRTPYGTSRRSILKKTFTQEQVKFTAGVSADPHVGIIGGGMAGLLCALSLEKRGVKSTVFDTISMVNVVRPCCISKLEPFNGMWHLSENGKPRGEFDAIVIAHNGKCANRLLASSGLPLIARQMKRLGLSSIWALLAAFEHHLPMGDGNVTFQGAFIEGVDSVSWMANNSLKLLGSQGNGPHCWTFFSTAVYGKQNKVPQENIPSQTAEKVKTSMLEGVEAALGLPKGSLPRPIYSRVQLWGAALPTNTPGIPCIFDPHGRAGICGDWLLRSNLESAALSGMALANHIADYLQSDGACPEELAVGLEKEFEAIEGHDIGQFALAGVESSLKQHNEMSAFQLAT
- the LOC107899163 gene encoding protein LEAD-SENSITIVE 1, producing the protein MGQPQSKPRFLQPGDHIYCEREGGLYDHHGIYVGDDMVIHLQGKAKKLEPLPECRKCKDKRVQNGEIAKVCIDCFLRGEKPRIYDYGVPLNEFRFRKRGTCCPHHSKPPHEVISAATYFLEGASFGHYDMFNNNCENFAVYCKTGCADGYQIVGFLEKGSLATAAVAASLGGPPGIVLCAASMAIYGTSKVVTGLNRHN